In the Candidatus Omnitrophota bacterium genome, one interval contains:
- a CDS encoding HEPN domain-containing protein: MKSMTKEWLNLAKDDLDACKQLLHIKHLTNVVSFHAQQAVEKTLKAVIEEYHTVLVKTHNLESLYECVKSYGVVISDVDLLGKLDNLYIDSRYPSDTGLLPYGKPTVEDAQEFYSFAEKTHRQVKAILMERT; the protein is encoded by the coding sequence ATGAAGTCGATGACGAAGGAATGGTTGAATCTGGCAAAGGATGATCTTGACGCCTGTAAGCAACTGCTCCATATAAAACATTTAACCAATGTTGTTTCTTTTCATGCTCAACAAGCCGTGGAAAAAACACTTAAGGCTGTGATCGAGGAATATCATACCGTTTTAGTGAAAACGCATAATCTGGAAAGTTTGTATGAATGCGTAAAATCGTATGGCGTTGTGATTTCCGATGTCGATTTGTTGGGAAAATTGGATAATTTATATATCGACTCACGTTATCCAAGCGATACAGGTTTATTACCGTATGGAAAACCAACGGTAGAAGACGCCCAAGAGTTTTATTCCTTCGCCGAAAAAACGCATCGCCAGGTGAAAGCCATTTTGATGGAAAGAACATAA